One Campylobacter concisus DNA window includes the following coding sequences:
- a CDS encoding M16 family metallopeptidase yields MRKILLLLCLALSLFALQNDKDMLSGELKNGLKYYIKENKLPQKTAIFYLVVNSGSTDERDGEQGLAHFLEHMAFNGSRDFSKNELIKQLESLGVKFGADLNAQTSYDQTSYTLSINVNEKNLKDVFKVFSNWIDGIKIDAGELDKERGVIMEEERQRNTPAYRLYLAQSKDIFAGSIYQKRVPIGDMNVIKSVDAKHMQEFYERLYQPRFMSFVAVGDFDKNEIKALIEKSFSAAKNSNSYVHPDKSIAFKDGLNVFNYDANETAAQFVRLSFFDKFKPVSDEADVKRNLKDALIASLINMLYEQKNANNSSNLSVDFMAQTLQAKQKIYSFEANVIGDDFNASLKDMLSVLKGIEKFGFNKGDFADVKKAFVANVEAKFKRSKTKKSSVYASEILNMIENGGFVLSDEDSKNLSLKLLNEITLEDVNARFRQILAIPDERVRVFSKDGFKLSKDAFLKLKDEAKPYDTNLASQSLNKSLGNENLEPKDIVSSEFDQKHGIYTYKLPNGSQVIFKPLATKKDSILFAAISKGGTSDLADPKLGGFAVAFTNESGVGKFNNYELSKVLNDKIVSYEKSIEALTQGIYGSSSSGDLGSLLAVINLEFSSPRADANVLERIKQRAKDELAKEQNLPEYKFSTEFSKFFYENNKRVAPIEMAQIDALKLNELKAIIKDKFTNAASYTFVIIGDTDEQRLLPLVKKYIATLPKLGEAENFKDDGVRSIKGEHTFKREYQSTKRSDVSVDIINLDTKYSFKEVVKLRALSSVLKTALREKIREDKGQTYGFSLNARLARYPYEHSKAVIGFTCDPANTDKIIAEIKEIIASIKRDGALLPKHLEDFKAQSEISIKKDYEKPEFWQNLIISNKIFNTPLYTADEYIDAVKALTNDDIKEAARLYLDEKNMVISINNPK; encoded by the coding sequence ATGAGAAAAATTCTGCTACTTTTGTGCCTAGCGCTTAGCCTCTTTGCCTTGCAAAATGACAAAGATATGCTAAGTGGAGAGCTAAAAAACGGGCTTAAATACTATATAAAAGAGAATAAACTCCCACAAAAAACGGCCATCTTTTACCTAGTCGTAAACTCAGGCTCGACCGATGAGAGAGACGGCGAGCAGGGGCTTGCGCACTTTTTGGAGCACATGGCGTTTAATGGCAGCCGTGACTTTAGCAAAAATGAGCTCATTAAACAGCTTGAGAGCCTCGGGGTTAAATTTGGCGCTGATCTAAACGCGCAAACAAGCTACGATCAGACGAGCTACACGCTAAGCATAAATGTAAATGAGAAAAATTTAAAGGACGTTTTCAAGGTCTTTTCAAACTGGATCGATGGCATAAAGATCGACGCAGGCGAGCTTGATAAGGAGCGAGGCGTCATAATGGAGGAGGAGCGTCAGCGAAACACGCCAGCATATAGGCTCTATCTTGCCCAGAGCAAGGACATCTTTGCTGGCAGCATCTATCAAAAAAGAGTGCCAATAGGCGATATGAACGTGATAAAAAGCGTAGATGCTAAGCACATGCAAGAGTTTTACGAGAGGCTTTATCAGCCAAGATTTATGAGCTTTGTAGCAGTTGGCGACTTTGATAAAAACGAGATAAAAGCTCTGATAGAAAAAAGCTTTAGCGCAGCAAAAAATAGCAACTCATACGTTCATCCAGATAAAAGCATCGCTTTTAAAGATGGGCTAAATGTCTTTAACTACGACGCAAACGAGACGGCAGCTCAGTTTGTAAGACTTAGCTTTTTTGATAAATTTAAGCCAGTCTCAGACGAGGCTGATGTGAAGCGAAATTTAAAAGATGCGCTAATAGCTAGCCTTATAAATATGCTTTATGAGCAAAAAAACGCAAATAATTCATCAAATTTAAGTGTTGATTTTATGGCGCAAACGCTTCAAGCAAAGCAAAAAATTTATAGCTTTGAGGCAAATGTGATCGGAGATGATTTTAACGCTAGCCTTAAAGATATGTTAAGCGTTTTAAAGGGCATTGAGAAATTTGGCTTTAATAAAGGCGATTTTGCCGATGTTAAAAAGGCATTTGTGGCAAATGTAGAGGCTAAATTTAAACGCTCAAAAACTAAAAAATCAAGCGTTTATGCAAGCGAAATTTTAAATATGATCGAAAATGGAGGCTTTGTACTAAGCGATGAAGATAGCAAAAACCTTAGCCTAAAGCTCTTAAACGAGATCACGCTAGAGGATGTTAATGCTAGATTTAGGCAAATTTTAGCCATACCTGATGAGCGCGTGAGGGTCTTTAGCAAAGATGGTTTTAAGCTTAGCAAAGATGCCTTTTTGAAGCTAAAAGATGAGGCAAAACCTTACGATACAAATTTGGCTAGCCAGAGCCTAAATAAGAGCCTTGGCAATGAAAATTTAGAGCCAAAAGATATAGTCTCTAGCGAATTTGACCAAAAGCATGGCATCTACACTTATAAGCTGCCAAATGGCTCGCAAGTCATCTTTAAGCCACTAGCCACCAAAAAAGATAGTATCTTGTTTGCAGCCATTAGCAAGGGCGGCACTTCAGATCTAGCTGATCCTAAGCTTGGCGGCTTTGCGGTTGCGTTTACAAATGAGAGTGGCGTTGGCAAATTTAACAACTACGAGCTTTCAAAGGTGCTAAACGACAAGATAGTAAGCTACGAAAAGAGCATAGAGGCGCTTACACAGGGCATTTACGGCTCTTCAAGCAGTGGCGATCTTGGTTCGTTGCTAGCTGTTATAAATTTAGAGTTTAGCTCCCCAAGAGCCGATGCAAACGTGCTTGAGAGGATAAAACAAAGAGCAAAAGATGAGCTAGCTAAAGAGCAAAATTTACCTGAATATAAATTTAGTACCGAATTTAGCAAGTTTTTTTATGAAAACAATAAGCGTGTAGCGCCCATCGAGATGGCGCAGATCGATGCGCTAAAGCTAAATGAGCTAAAAGCTATCATCAAAGATAAATTTACAAACGCAGCCTCATACACCTTCGTAATCATCGGCGACACCGACGAGCAGAGGCTTTTGCCACTTGTTAAAAAGTATATCGCCACGCTGCCTAAGCTTGGCGAGGCTGAAAATTTTAAAGATGACGGCGTGCGAAGCATCAAGGGAGAGCACACGTTTAAAAGGGAGTATCAAAGCACAAAAAGAAGCGATGTGAGCGTGGATATAATAAATTTAGATACAAAATATAGCTTCAAAGAGGTGGTCAAGCTAAGAGCGCTAAGCTCGGTCTTAAAAACGGCGCTTCGAGAAAAGATCAGAGAAGACAAAGGTCAAACATACGGCTTTAGCCTAAACGCTAGGCTCGCTCGCTATCCGTATGAGCACTCAAAGGCGGTGATCGGCTTTACTTGCGACCCTGCAAACACGGACAAGATCATCGCCGAGATAAAAGAGATAATAGCTAGCATCAAGCGTGATGGCGCGCTCTTGCCAAAGCATTTGGAGGATTTTAAGGCGCAGAGTGAAATTTCTATAAAAAAAGATTACGAAAAGCCTGAGTTTTGGCAAAATCTCATCATCTCAAATAAAATTTTTAACACGCCACTTTACACGGCTGATGAGTATATAGATGCGGTCAAAGCGCTCACAAATGACGATATCAAAGAGGCTGCTAGGCTATATCTTGATGAGAAAAATATGGTGATAAGTATAAATAATCCGAAGTAG
- a CDS encoding putative quinol monooxygenase, whose translation MVGFYVNLKIKAGFEAKFEEILKEIVPASRKDKGCISYECGRVAGTQSEYCFMESWENLESQKEHMNSAHMVKNAAALEACKESQEVKIINFVDVKE comes from the coding sequence ATGGTGGGATTTTATGTAAATTTAAAAATAAAAGCTGGCTTTGAAGCGAAATTTGAAGAAATTTTAAAAGAGATCGTGCCAGCTTCAAGAAAAGACAAAGGCTGCATAAGCTACGAGTGCGGCAGGGTTGCGGGCACGCAGAGTGAGTACTGCTTTATGGAGAGCTGGGAAAATTTAGAAAGCCAAAAAGAGCATATGAATAGCGCTCACATGGTGAAAAATGCGGCTGCACTGGAGGCTTGCAAAGAGAGCCAAGAGGTGAAAATAATAAATTTCGTGGACGTAAAGGAATAA
- a CDS encoding basic amino acid ABC transporter substrate-binding protein: MKKIFALLLTAFVALCANELKFGTAANYPPFEYIDENNKITGFDIDLIDEISKRAGFSYKIINMSFDGLIPALKAGKINGIISAMSATPDRLKSIDFTKPYYLTENIYLKKKGNDALKAKEELAGKKVGVQQGTIQELAANAINGAKVVPSEDTVPLIMGLKVGKFDAVILDSSIGYGFIKKNPEVEAFFKEVDGSEGFSIAFDKNKQSELIAKINQILDEMKKDGSYDALLKKYELK; encoded by the coding sequence ATGAAAAAGATCTTTGCTCTTTTACTGACAGCTTTTGTTGCTCTTTGTGCAAACGAGCTAAAATTTGGTACAGCGGCAAACTACCCGCCATTTGAATATATCGATGAAAACAACAAAATAACAGGCTTTGACATCGATCTGATAGACGAAATCTCAAAGCGTGCTGGCTTTTCATACAAGATCATAAATATGAGCTTTGATGGCCTCATCCCAGCGCTTAAAGCTGGCAAGATAAATGGCATCATAAGTGCGATGAGCGCGACTCCTGATAGACTGAAGTCGATCGACTTTACAAAGCCATACTATCTAACTGAAAACATCTACCTAAAGAAAAAAGGCAACGACGCTTTAAAAGCTAAAGAGGAGCTAGCTGGCAAAAAAGTAGGCGTGCAACAAGGCACCATCCAAGAGCTAGCCGCAAATGCGATAAATGGCGCAAAAGTAGTGCCTTCAGAAGATACTGTGCCACTTATAATGGGGCTAAAAGTTGGTAAATTTGACGCAGTTATCCTTGATAGCTCGATCGGCTATGGCTTTATCAAGAAAAACCCTGAAGTAGAGGCATTTTTCAAAGAGGTTGATGGTAGCGAGGGCTTTTCAATCGCTTTTGATAAAAATAAGCAGAGCGAGCTTATCGCTAAGATAAATCAAATTTTAGATGAGATGAAAAAAGACGGCAGCTACGACGCACTGCTTAAAAAATACGAACTAAAATAA
- a CDS encoding nicotinate phosphoribosyltransferase: MSEEKMLEMINATADVIFMAILRGRVSLEACKKDKEFIDALREELLSKNPNKLKVAQDSHQMIAIFEKYRNKK, from the coding sequence ATGAGCGAAGAAAAGATGCTTGAGATGATAAATGCGACTGCCGATGTTATATTTATGGCTATACTTAGAGGGCGTGTGAGCCTTGAAGCCTGCAAAAAGGACAAGGAATTTATAGACGCCCTAAGAGAAGAGCTGCTTAGCAAAAACCCAAACAAGCTCAAAGTCGCGCAAGACTCGCACCAGATGATCGCCATTTTTGAAAAATACCGCAATAAAAAATAA